The following proteins are encoded in a genomic region of Bos javanicus breed banteng chromosome 20, ARS-OSU_banteng_1.0, whole genome shotgun sequence:
- the LOC133233348 gene encoding stathmin-like, which produces MASSDIQVKKLEKPSSGQAFELILSPQSKESVPEFPLSPPKKDLSLEEIQKKLEAAEERRKSHEAEVLKQLAEKGEPEKEVLQKAVEDNFSKMAEEKLTHKMEANKENREAQMAAKLKDKHIEEVRKNKESKDPADETEAD; this is translated from the coding sequence ATGGCTTCTTCTGATATCCAGGTGAAGAAACTGGAGAAGCCTTCCTCAGGCCAGGCTTTTGAGCTGATTCTCAGCCCTCAATCAAAAGAATCTGTCCCAGAatttcccctttcccctcccaAGAAGGATCTTTCCCTGGAGGAAATTCAGAAGAAAttagaagctgcagaagaaagacGCAAGTCCCATGAAGCTGAGGTCTTGAAGCAGCTTGCTGAGAAAGGGGAGCCCGAGAAAGAAGTGCTTCAGAAAGCAGTAGAGGACAACTTCAGTAAAATGGCGGAAGAGAAGCTGACCCACAAGATGGAAGCCAACAAAGAGAACAGAGAGGCACAGATGGCGGCCAAGCTGAAGGACAAGCACATTGAAGAAGTGCGGAAGAACAAAGAATCCAAAGATCCTGCTGATGAGACTGAAGCCGACTAA